A window of the Branchiostoma floridae strain S238N-H82 chromosome 12, Bfl_VNyyK, whole genome shotgun sequence genome harbors these coding sequences:
- the LOC118427549 gene encoding alpha-aminoadipic semialdehyde synthase, mitochondrial-like isoform X2, with protein sequence MQFVANNHPVLGIRREDYNTWESRAPLSPAHVQNLVSKGVTVLVQPASKRAYSGKEYQEAGAHIREDLSEASVILGVKTTPAEKLLPNKTYSFFSHTIKAQDANMPMLDAILDKNIRIFDYEMMLDEAGVSPVAGAMGRLAGISGMINILHAMGTRLLALGHHTPFLRIGPTHSYRNIEMCRQAVRDCGYDLALGRMPESIGPLTFLFTGSGYVSKGAQEMLKELPVKFVDPTELRDVCASDTTCVYAAVLRRHHHLRHRNTGRYDEKDYTEHPDRFVSTFAEQFAPYVSCLVNGMYWPPTAPRLLTNADLQGLLGNNMADNGVVPGCPNEGPACPDEVPGYPRLPQRLIAVSDISADEGGSLEFMTQCTSMDSPFEVSDGTKSEPGIMGDGVVVCSVDNLPAQLPREATDIFGNQLLPYVWEMLHSMAEVPFESQAVLFSKTLQDATIASNGKLRPKYEYIWELRESKNKQE encoded by the exons ATGCAGTTCGTGGCTAACAACCATCCCGTTCTCGGGATCAGGAGGGAGGATTACAACACCTGGGAGTCACGCGCACCGCTCTCTCCTGCGCATGTGCAGAATCTCGTCTCCAAGGGCGTCACCGTTCTGGTGCAGCCGGCCAGCAAACGGGCCTACAGCGGAAAG GAGTACCAGGAAGCAGGCGCGCACATCCGAGAGGACCTATCCGAGGCGTCAGTGATTCTTGGAGTTAAGACGACCCCTGCCGAGAAGTTGCTGCCCAACAAGACCTACTCCTTCTTCTCACACACTATCAAGGCTCAGGATGCCAACATGCCCATGCTGGATGCCATCCTAGACAAG AACATCCGGATCTTTGATTACGAGATGATGCTGGACGAGGCCGGAGTCAGTCCCGTGGCGGGGGCGATGGGGAGGCTCGCCGGGATCTCAG GAATGATCAACATTCTACACGCCATGGGAACTCGCCTGCTAGCACTGGGACATCACACACCGTTTCTG aggATAGGACCAACCCACAGTTACAGGAACATCGAGATGTGCCGTCAGGCCGTGAGGGATTGTGGGTATGACCTTGCCCTGGGGAGGATGCCGGAGTCCATAGGACCTTTGACCTTCCTCTTCACTGGGTCAGGATACGTGTCGAAG GGTGCTCAAGAGATGCTGAAGGAGCTACCTGTCAAGTTTGTTGATCCAACCGAGCTGAGAGACGTCTGCGCTTCAG ACACGACCTGTGTTTACGCCGCCGTTCTGAGGCGACACCACCACCTCCGGCACAGGAACACCGGCCGGTACGACGAGAAAGACTATACGGAACACCCGGATAGATTTGTCTCCACATTCGCCGAACAG TTCGCTCCGTACGTATCGTGTCTGGTGAACGGCATGTACTGGCCTCCAACCGCACCGCGCCTTCTCACCAACGCCGACCTGCAGGGGCTGCTGGgaaacaacatggcggacaacgGAGTAGTTCCCGGATGTCCCAACGAAGGTCCCGCATGTCCCGACGAAGTTCCCGGATATCCCCGCTTGCCCCAGCGGCTGATCGCTGTGAGCGACATCTCGGCAGATGAGGGCGGGTCGCTGGAGTTCATGACCCAATGCACCTCCATGGACAGCCCGTTTGAAGTGTCTGACGGGACAAAATCTGAACCAGG GATCATGGGGGATGGTGTTGTGGTCTGTTCGGTGGACAACCTTCCTGCGCAGCTGCCGCGTGAGGCGACGGACATCTTTGGGAACCAGCTGCTGCCCTACGTCTGGGAAATG CTCCACTCCATGGCGGAGGTACCTTTTGAGAGCCAAGCCGTCCTGTTCTCCAAGACCCTCCAGGAT GCCACCATCGCTTCTAACGGAAAGTTGAGGCCGAAGTACGAGTACATCTGGGAACTGCGGGAATCTAAAAACAAGCAGGAGTAG
- the LOC118427549 gene encoding alpha-aminoadipic semialdehyde synthase, mitochondrial-like isoform X1, producing MQFVANNHPVLGIRREDYNTWESRAPLSPAHVQNLVSKGVTVLVQPASKRAYSGKEYQEAGAHIREDLSEASVILGVKTTPAEKLLPNKTYSFFSHTIKAQDANMPMLDAILDKNIRIFDYEMMLDEAGVSPVAGAMGRLAGISGMINILHAMGTRLLALGHHTPFLRIGPTHSYRNIEMCRQAVRDCGYDLALGRMPESIGPLTFLFTGSGYVSKGAQEMLKELPVKFVDPTELRDVCASGDTTCVYAAVLRRHHHLRHRNTGRYDEKDYTEHPDRFVSTFAEQFAPYVSCLVNGMYWPPTAPRLLTNADLQGLLGNNMADNGVVPGCPNEGPACPDEVPGYPRLPQRLIAVSDISADEGGSLEFMTQCTSMDSPFEVSDGTKSEPGIMGDGVVVCSVDNLPAQLPREATDIFGNQLLPYVWEMLHSMAEVPFESQAVLFSKTLQDATIASNGKLRPKYEYIWELRESKNKQE from the exons ATGCAGTTCGTGGCTAACAACCATCCCGTTCTCGGGATCAGGAGGGAGGATTACAACACCTGGGAGTCACGCGCACCGCTCTCTCCTGCGCATGTGCAGAATCTCGTCTCCAAGGGCGTCACCGTTCTGGTGCAGCCGGCCAGCAAACGGGCCTACAGCGGAAAG GAGTACCAGGAAGCAGGCGCGCACATCCGAGAGGACCTATCCGAGGCGTCAGTGATTCTTGGAGTTAAGACGACCCCTGCCGAGAAGTTGCTGCCCAACAAGACCTACTCCTTCTTCTCACACACTATCAAGGCTCAGGATGCCAACATGCCCATGCTGGATGCCATCCTAGACAAG AACATCCGGATCTTTGATTACGAGATGATGCTGGACGAGGCCGGAGTCAGTCCCGTGGCGGGGGCGATGGGGAGGCTCGCCGGGATCTCAG GAATGATCAACATTCTACACGCCATGGGAACTCGCCTGCTAGCACTGGGACATCACACACCGTTTCTG aggATAGGACCAACCCACAGTTACAGGAACATCGAGATGTGCCGTCAGGCCGTGAGGGATTGTGGGTATGACCTTGCCCTGGGGAGGATGCCGGAGTCCATAGGACCTTTGACCTTCCTCTTCACTGGGTCAGGATACGTGTCGAAG GGTGCTCAAGAGATGCTGAAGGAGCTACCTGTCAAGTTTGTTGATCCAACCGAGCTGAGAGACGTCTGCGCTTCAGGTG ACACGACCTGTGTTTACGCCGCCGTTCTGAGGCGACACCACCACCTCCGGCACAGGAACACCGGCCGGTACGACGAGAAAGACTATACGGAACACCCGGATAGATTTGTCTCCACATTCGCCGAACAG TTCGCTCCGTACGTATCGTGTCTGGTGAACGGCATGTACTGGCCTCCAACCGCACCGCGCCTTCTCACCAACGCCGACCTGCAGGGGCTGCTGGgaaacaacatggcggacaacgGAGTAGTTCCCGGATGTCCCAACGAAGGTCCCGCATGTCCCGACGAAGTTCCCGGATATCCCCGCTTGCCCCAGCGGCTGATCGCTGTGAGCGACATCTCGGCAGATGAGGGCGGGTCGCTGGAGTTCATGACCCAATGCACCTCCATGGACAGCCCGTTTGAAGTGTCTGACGGGACAAAATCTGAACCAGG GATCATGGGGGATGGTGTTGTGGTCTGTTCGGTGGACAACCTTCCTGCGCAGCTGCCGCGTGAGGCGACGGACATCTTTGGGAACCAGCTGCTGCCCTACGTCTGGGAAATG CTCCACTCCATGGCGGAGGTACCTTTTGAGAGCCAAGCCGTCCTGTTCTCCAAGACCCTCCAGGAT GCCACCATCGCTTCTAACGGAAAGTTGAGGCCGAAGTACGAGTACATCTGGGAACTGCGGGAATCTAAAAACAAGCAGGAGTAG